From one Bacillus clarus genomic stretch:
- a CDS encoding helix-turn-helix domain-containing protein, producing the protein MDYLNIRRNIKKFRCFAGFTQFDLAKGICSQAQISKIETGNGIPSSYLLIEIAKKLDIDPIDLVSPFDEHRNNTNDLINKRFMESR; encoded by the coding sequence ATGGACTATTTAAACATAAGGAGAAATATAAAGAAATTTAGGTGTTTCGCAGGGTTTACACAATTTGATTTAGCCAAAGGTATTTGTAGCCAAGCACAAATTAGTAAAATTGAAACTGGAAATGGAATTCCTTCTAGTTATTTATTAATCGAAATAGCTAAGAAACTAGACATTGATCCCATTGATCTGGTGAGCCCCTTTGATGAGCATAGGAATAATACCAATGACTTAATCAACAAACGATTCATGGAGAGTCGATGA
- a CDS encoding insecticidal delta-endotoxin Cry8Ea1 family protein, which produces MQDVEDFENRIIVDQLDDGNQPLSIIDSIHTLNQLFDNRMPQFRHPDYKVLLLPLYAQAANLHISFLKDVVDNASRWELTAAQIKTYINRFLDKISEYSNYFVIILGRTYLRSRKMKVLKNSCIAIGANIIFCIALYIYFAYHYELIYIHPGEPYLDTGRDLTYLIYALMIPLASAIIFSTMALKENKDHAKFLVPNIHFSVIFLIFTTAWFLFTCI; this is translated from the coding sequence TTGCAAGATGTTGAAGATTTCGAAAATCGGATTATTGTAGATCAGTTAGATGATGGAAATCAACCGCTTTCAATAATCGATTCAATTCATACTTTAAATCAATTATTTGATAATAGAATGCCCCAGTTTAGACATCCAGATTATAAAGTTTTATTACTCCCTTTATATGCACAAGCTGCTAATCTCCATATATCCTTTTTAAAGGATGTTGTTGATAATGCTTCAAGATGGGAACTTACTGCAGCTCAAATAAAAACATATATAAATAGATTCTTAGATAAAATTAGCGAGTATTCCAACTATTTTGTTATAATATTAGGAAGAACTTACTTAAGGAGTAGAAAGATGAAAGTGTTAAAAAATTCATGTATCGCAATTGGAGCAAATATTATATTTTGCATAGCTTTATATATATATTTCGCTTATCATTATGAACTTATTTATATTCACCCTGGCGAACCATATTTAGATACTGGACGTGATCTTACATATCTGATTTATGCCTTAATGATTCCATTAGCTAGCGCCATTATCTTTTCAACTATGGCACTGAAAGAAAATAAAGATCATGCAAAATTTTTGGTTCCGAATATACACTTTTCCGTAATATTTTTGATATTTACTACCGCCTGGTTTCTTTTTACATGTATTTAA
- a CDS encoding DUF2975 domain-containing protein has protein sequence MKQVTTLFLKLAIIFIGISVLVLCIFLVPKIGNFAGELYPDIAYMKSLVLIDMYAAAIPFYFALYQAFKLLRYIDKNQAFSELSVKALKNIKYCAITISTLYLLGMPLYYLMAERVDPPSIIPIGLVIIFASMVIAVFAAVLQRLLQEAINIKSENDLTV, from the coding sequence ATGAAACAAGTTACGACACTCTTTTTAAAGCTAGCTATTATTTTTATAGGAATCTCGGTTCTTGTATTGTGCATATTTTTGGTGCCTAAGATCGGGAATTTTGCTGGAGAATTGTATCCAGATATTGCTTATATGAAATCTCTCGTTTTAATCGATATGTACGCGGCAGCGATACCTTTTTACTTTGCTCTGTATCAAGCTTTTAAACTTTTAAGATATATTGATAAGAACCAAGCGTTCTCGGAATTATCGGTAAAGGCTTTAAAGAATATAAAATACTGTGCCATCACAATCAGTACCTTGTACTTGCTAGGTATGCCACTCTACTATCTCATGGCGGAAAGAGTTGACCCTCCAAGTATTATACCAATTGGATTGGTCATTATTTTCGCCTCTATGGTGATCGCCGTTTTTGCTGCTGTTCTCCAAAGACTTTTACAAGAAGCTATTAACATAAAATCAGAAAATGATTTAACGGTCTGA
- a CDS encoding helix-turn-helix domain-containing protein: MAIIINIDVMLAKRKMSVTELSERVGITMANLSILKNGKAKAVRFSTLEAICKTLDCQPGDILEYKSDEDT, translated from the coding sequence ATGGCAATTATTATTAATATTGATGTGATGTTAGCAAAACGAAAAATGAGCGTAACAGAGCTTTCGGAGAGGGTTGGGATTACGATGGCGAATCTTTCCATTCTGAAAAATGGGAAAGCAAAAGCGGTTCGTTTTTCAACATTAGAAGCGATATGTAAGACTTTGGATTGTCAACCAGGTGATATTTTGGAATACAAAAGCGACGAAGACACTTAA
- a CDS encoding L,D-transpeptidase family protein, translated as MNNNTINESVEEVDKKRVRSSKRFTNWKLIAAGGGIIALLIGGMGYYQATHFNSNVTINDTKVGGLNADQAIQKLKASELENKVYVGQQQILDEKDTQTELTEKDLPQVKKLLKSQWTFFPSSKEKNYSLLLEKADQYRGETMKKLVEEKLVSMNKELKAPQDAMAKLEQGKVVISKSVDGKQYDVTSLLEDYDKQKYKSEIHLKSAYIQPIKEDNPIVKKEEKALQDLLQQTVDYKVQNEVYPLKAKDLIQNASMSKDMKITIDASDIKNKIAGINNAKSTLNKDFTFKTHSGSVISVKGQGYGWALDVEKETQQVQQAFEKGEKSLSASNIHGNGWSNEGIGYETTSNNGIGDTYAEVSIAEQQIWIYKDGNLAVTTNVVTGKHSTSEDTSPGVWYVLYKRSPYTLKGSAVGKPDYSVKVDYWAPFTNSGQGFHDAGWRTDWANNAYLTGGSGGCVNLPPSIAKTVYDNLSTYEPVIIY; from the coding sequence ATGAACAACAATACAATAAATGAGTCAGTTGAAGAAGTTGATAAAAAACGAGTAAGATCAAGCAAACGTTTTACAAATTGGAAGCTTATCGCAGCGGGTGGCGGTATAATTGCACTTCTCATTGGGGGAATGGGTTATTATCAGGCAACCCACTTCAATTCAAATGTTACGATTAATGACACAAAAGTCGGTGGTCTGAACGCTGATCAGGCCATACAGAAATTAAAAGCATCGGAACTAGAAAACAAAGTCTATGTCGGTCAACAACAAATTTTAGATGAAAAAGATACACAAACGGAACTTACGGAAAAAGATTTGCCTCAAGTTAAGAAACTATTAAAAAGCCAGTGGACATTTTTCCCTTCCTCAAAGGAAAAAAATTATTCACTGCTACTGGAAAAGGCGGATCAGTATCGTGGCGAAACGATGAAAAAACTTGTAGAAGAAAAGCTCGTCTCTATGAATAAAGAATTAAAAGCGCCTCAAGATGCTATGGCGAAGCTCGAACAAGGAAAAGTTGTTATCTCGAAAAGCGTTGACGGAAAACAGTATGACGTTACTAGTCTACTGGAAGATTACGACAAGCAGAAGTATAAAAGTGAAATTCATCTGAAGTCTGCATACATACAGCCTATTAAAGAAGACAATCCGATTGTCAAAAAAGAGGAGAAAGCACTACAGGATCTTCTTCAACAGACCGTTGATTATAAGGTACAGAATGAAGTTTATCCTTTAAAAGCGAAAGATTTAATTCAAAATGCCTCTATGTCAAAGGATATGAAAATTACAATCGATGCGAGCGACATTAAGAATAAAATTGCTGGAATTAATAATGCTAAATCAACATTAAATAAAGACTTCACCTTTAAAACCCATTCCGGTTCGGTCATATCAGTAAAAGGACAAGGCTATGGCTGGGCACTAGATGTTGAAAAAGAAACACAGCAAGTCCAACAAGCCTTTGAAAAAGGCGAAAAATCGCTTTCTGCTTCTAATATTCACGGAAATGGCTGGAGTAATGAAGGCATCGGTTATGAAACAACATCGAATAATGGCATCGGAGACACGTATGCAGAAGTTTCAATTGCAGAGCAACAAATTTGGATTTACAAAGATGGAAATTTAGCAGTCACAACAAATGTAGTAACTGGTAAACATAGCACGAGTGAAGATACATCACCAGGTGTGTGGTACGTCCTTTATAAACGATCACCGTACACACTCAAAGGCAGCGCAGTAGGTAAACCTGATTATTCCGTTAAAGTAGATTACTGGGCCCCGTTCACAAATAGCGGCCAAGGGTTCCACGATGCCGGCTGGCGAACAGACTGGGCAAATAATGCTTATTTAACGGGGGGATCGGGCGGATGTGTTAACCTTCCTCCTAGTATTGCAAAAACTGTGTATGATAATTTAAGCACTTATGAACCGGTTATCATATACTAG
- a CDS encoding histidine phosphatase family protein — translation MKTFIYMVRHGDSPKSGKEKTRGLTEKGKLDVQRITDVLQGEGIDVVISSPYNRSILTVQQLAKQIGQEVLVFEDLKERIFIAEEERMSDKELFPLIKKSFLDPDFALMGGESNVDCQKRAIKVLKELLNTYRGQKVVLGTHGAVMTLMMGYYDSKYDLNFLLQTSKPDIYIMEFNGQELVEVKRLWEIS, via the coding sequence ATGAAAACTTTCATATATATGGTGAGACACGGGGATTCACCGAAATCTGGAAAAGAAAAAACAAGAGGATTAACTGAAAAAGGAAAATTAGATGTTCAACGAATAACAGATGTATTACAAGGTGAGGGAATCGACGTTGTTATCTCAAGTCCATACAATCGTTCAATTCTAACTGTTCAGCAGTTAGCGAAGCAAATAGGACAAGAAGTTTTAGTATTTGAGGACTTAAAAGAGAGAATTTTTATTGCTGAAGAGGAACGAATGTCGGATAAAGAATTATTCCCTTTGATAAAAAAGTCATTCTTAGACCCCGACTTTGCTTTAATGGGAGGAGAGTCTAATGTCGACTGTCAGAAACGTGCTATAAAAGTCTTAAAAGAATTATTAAACACCTATCGAGGACAGAAAGTAGTATTAGGCACTCATGGGGCTGTAATGACTTTGATGATGGGATATTATGACAGTAAGTATGATTTAAATTTTTTACTACAGACATCAAAACCAGATATATATATAATGGAATTCAATGGACAGGAATTGGTGGAGGTTAAAAGATTGTGGGAAATTTCATAG
- a CDS encoding agmatine deiminase family protein — MQKIANLCLMAVLSTSIISGCGQGKDIEKVQGKDIKKVEAQKKVGKYTMPDEKSKHEGTWLQWPHEYTYGQDYQKEVEPIWIQMTNALSEGEKVHIVAYDQEEKERITKLLTNQGVNMEKIDFFLSPTDDVWARDSGPIFVYDNDKNLKILDPGFNGWGKKTPFAKDALLRENLSKQLGIGRIDWHKFVLEGGAIELDGNGTALLTRSAVTNKNRNPNLSEKKIEKYISDLGVTNFIWLDGVPNLEITDFHIDGFAKFHDKSTIITLAEDDLAEWGVSDTDINKLLHAKNASGGNYKYVYLPLSKNKVTLERGKQLDYKGSYVNYYIANKVILVPNYNDPNDKIANDIIQELYPDRKVVGIDVRELYKNGGMIHCVTQQQPINLK, encoded by the coding sequence ATGCAAAAAATAGCGAATTTATGTTTGATGGCTGTACTATCCACATCAATTATCAGTGGTTGTGGTCAAGGTAAGGATATTGAGAAAGTTCAGGGAAAAGATATTAAGAAAGTAGAGGCACAAAAAAAAGTAGGAAAATATACAATGCCGGATGAAAAAAGCAAACATGAAGGGACATGGCTACAATGGCCACATGAATACACATACGGACAAGATTATCAGAAAGAAGTAGAACCGATTTGGATCCAAATGACAAATGCTTTAAGCGAAGGCGAAAAAGTTCACATTGTTGCATATGATCAAGAAGAAAAAGAAAGAATTACTAAACTTTTAACTAATCAAGGGGTGAATATGGAAAAAATAGATTTCTTTCTCTCACCTACTGACGATGTATGGGCTAGAGATAGTGGACCAATTTTTGTTTATGACAATGATAAAAATCTAAAGATATTAGATCCAGGATTTAACGGATGGGGAAAGAAAACGCCTTTTGCGAAGGATGCTCTTCTTCGTGAGAATCTTAGCAAACAGTTAGGGATTGGAAGAATTGATTGGCATAAATTTGTCCTTGAAGGCGGAGCAATTGAATTAGATGGTAATGGAACTGCTTTGTTAACTAGAAGTGCTGTGACGAATAAAAACAGGAATCCTAATTTGTCAGAAAAGAAAATTGAAAAATATATTAGTGATCTTGGAGTAACAAATTTTATTTGGTTAGATGGAGTACCTAACTTAGAGATTACTGACTTTCATATTGATGGATTTGCCAAATTCCACGATAAATCTACTATTATAACGTTAGCAGAAGACGATCTGGCTGAATGGGGAGTGTCAGACACAGATATTAACAAATTGCTGCATGCAAAAAATGCTTCAGGTGGAAATTATAAGTATGTATATCTACCGCTAAGTAAAAACAAGGTTACCTTAGAAAGGGGGAAGCAACTTGATTATAAAGGTTCATATGTGAATTATTATATAGCGAACAAAGTTATCTTGGTCCCTAACTATAATGATCCAAATGACAAAATAGCAAATGATATCATTCAAGAACTATACCCTGATCGTAAGGTGGTAGGTATTGATGTAAGGGAGCTATATAAAAATGGCGGTATGATACATTGTGTTACCCAACAACAACCGATTAATTTGAAGTAA
- a CDS encoding DUF4030 domain-containing protein, which produces MIKIKKGKELFVLLFSLALLCSCQNNKEEAKSEGSKVMDTVQNMVGKKGLRGATVDDKTKIVDLEMAGNENKLKEEINTQLKNQNIKPYTINVSQTSITPF; this is translated from the coding sequence GTGATTAAGATAAAAAAAGGAAAAGAGTTATTTGTACTTCTATTTTCACTCGCTTTATTATGTTCCTGTCAGAACAATAAAGAGGAAGCAAAAAGTGAAGGATCAAAAGTTATGGATACTGTTCAGAATATGGTGGGTAAAAAGGGGCTTCGTGGTGCCACTGTAGATGATAAAACAAAAATAGTAGACCTAGAAATGGCTGGAAATGAAAATAAGTTAAAAGAAGAGATTAATACTCAGCTAAAAAATCAAAATATTAAACCGTACACGATTAATGTTAGTCAAACAAGCATAACCCCGTTCTAA
- a CDS encoding SRPBCC domain-containing protein, with protein sequence MKDLKYQFYIAGTPEEVWKALISPEGTKQIYYGSVIRSTFQVGHLLEYIGPGVDGDETVHVYGNVLEYEPNQFLRFTHYPGKSYMKDDHAFESRISYSLEPIGSCTKLTLIHDQWKEGDPYYENSNKAWWMILNNTKTLVETGSTLDFGEGS encoded by the coding sequence ATGAAGGATTTGAAGTACCAATTTTATATTGCAGGCACACCAGAGGAAGTTTGGAAAGCATTGATCTCTCCTGAGGGTACAAAACAAATTTATTATGGGTCCGTCATTAGATCTACATTTCAAGTGGGCCATCTCTTGGAGTATATCGGTCCTGGAGTAGATGGAGATGAAACGGTGCATGTATACGGAAACGTATTGGAATATGAACCGAATCAGTTTCTTCGATTTACTCACTATCCTGGAAAGTCATATATGAAAGATGATCATGCATTTGAGTCAAGAATTTCTTATAGTCTAGAGCCTATTGGCTCATGTACGAAATTGACACTCATTCATGACCAGTGGAAAGAAGGTGATCCCTATTATGAGAACAGCAATAAGGCCTGGTGGATGATTTTAAATAATACAAAGACTTTAGTAGAAACAGGAAGTACGCTAGACTTTGGTGAAGGTTCATAG
- a CDS encoding helix-turn-helix transcriptional regulator, whose translation MSKMVNMLSILWLLKTRKQMTAKELAEELEISIRTVYRYIDALCASGVPIISDAGHNGGYSLLNEFTKAPLFFNLDEQKALVHAAKFAIDAGYPFSEALDEAISKLKMYTNEEQLNHINRHLRGFEVIHPTVEPSLKSILQDLEISVAESYRLFIMYRKDGEIEPQSRHIDPYGLVYWKGKWYTVAYCHLRKEIRSFRIDRIQSLSRTDEKFDRPLGFSARSFFLKDLLPDSNQLEKLISVRIRGKTHALDDLCQHWLFSHALIERKNNQALFKVDKESIHTLVPYFLLPYGKSITIMEPTLLQERLATISFELFNHYKKLH comes from the coding sequence ATGTCTAAAATGGTTAATATGCTTTCTATATTATGGCTCCTCAAAACGAGAAAACAAATGACTGCTAAGGAGTTAGCAGAGGAATTAGAAATCAGTATCCGTACGGTGTACCGCTATATTGATGCTCTATGTGCAAGTGGAGTACCAATCATTTCAGATGCAGGACATAATGGTGGGTACAGTTTACTGAATGAGTTTACAAAGGCACCTTTGTTTTTTAACCTGGATGAGCAGAAAGCGCTTGTTCATGCTGCAAAATTTGCAATAGATGCAGGGTATCCCTTTAGTGAAGCCCTAGATGAAGCAATTTCTAAATTGAAAATGTATACAAACGAGGAACAATTGAATCATATCAATCGTCATTTAAGAGGGTTTGAAGTCATCCATCCTACTGTCGAACCGTCTTTGAAATCTATTCTTCAAGATTTAGAAATTTCTGTTGCCGAAAGTTATAGGTTATTTATTATGTATCGTAAGGATGGGGAAATCGAACCACAATCACGCCATATTGATCCTTATGGCCTTGTTTATTGGAAAGGTAAGTGGTACACAGTGGCTTATTGCCATCTGCGTAAAGAAATTCGAAGTTTTCGAATTGATCGTATTCAATCATTATCCAGAACAGATGAAAAATTTGACCGCCCCTTGGGATTTTCAGCACGTTCTTTCTTTCTAAAAGACCTTTTACCTGATTCAAATCAACTTGAAAAACTCATTTCTGTCCGTATCAGAGGCAAGACACATGCGCTTGATGATTTATGTCAGCATTGGTTATTTAGTCATGCTTTAATAGAACGAAAAAACAATCAAGCTCTTTTTAAGGTTGATAAAGAGTCTATTCATACCTTAGTACCTTACTTTCTTCTTCCTTATGGTAAATCTATTACCATTATGGAGCCAACTTTATTACAAGAAAGATTGGCAACTATCAGCTTTGAATTATTCAATCATTATAAAAAACTTCACTGA
- a CDS encoding alpha/beta fold hydrolase, with translation MVNTEKGTKSFFTHRKVIVKEIPIHVVEAGSKSKSTIFFIHGWPACWLEFEIVMTVLAEDYHVIAIDLPGIGDSEIPLQSYSKRNIARYVRGVMDAMNLTDVTLAGCDVGGQITYAYLKSFPNRVARAVIMNVVIPGVDPWDMVKSNPYIWHFAFHSIPEIPEQLVAGNESLYFSYFYDVLAGKGKKMSGALRKSYTNAYTRPEALKAGFDFYRYFDQDQKDNLASKDEIVLIPILYLRGEDEHIDIETYMKGFRENGLQNIKARIIENCGHFSAEEQPIKVASAIKEFVRGN, from the coding sequence ATGGTGAATACGGAAAAAGGTACAAAATCATTCTTCACACACAGGAAGGTTATTGTTAAAGAGATACCTATCCATGTAGTCGAAGCAGGTTCAAAGTCAAAGTCAACAATCTTTTTTATTCATGGGTGGCCGGCATGTTGGCTAGAATTTGAAATAGTTATGACAGTCCTAGCTGAGGACTATCATGTAATAGCCATCGACTTGCCCGGTATTGGAGACTCGGAAATCCCGCTACAGTCATACAGCAAACGGAATATAGCAAGATATGTTCGAGGCGTTATGGATGCTATGAATTTAACCGATGTCACCTTAGCCGGATGTGATGTTGGTGGACAAATAACTTATGCCTATTTGAAGAGCTTTCCAAATAGGGTTGCACGCGCGGTCATTATGAATGTCGTCATCCCAGGAGTTGATCCTTGGGATATGGTGAAAAGCAATCCTTACATCTGGCATTTTGCTTTTCATTCTATACCTGAAATACCTGAACAACTTGTTGCTGGTAATGAATCTCTATATTTTTCCTACTTTTATGATGTCCTTGCAGGAAAAGGTAAGAAGATGAGTGGTGCTCTTAGAAAATCATATACCAATGCTTACACCCGTCCAGAAGCTCTGAAAGCAGGATTTGATTTTTATAGATATTTTGATCAGGATCAAAAAGATAATCTCGCGTCGAAAGATGAAATCGTTTTGATTCCGATTCTCTACCTGCGCGGAGAAGATGAACACATAGATATTGAAACATATATGAAAGGATTTAGAGAAAACGGTTTACAAAATATCAAAGCAAGGATAATCGAAAACTGCGGGCATTTTTCTGCCGAAGAACAGCCTATAAAAGTTGCATCCGCTATAAAGGAATTTGTAAGAGGTAACTAG
- a CDS encoding aromatic amino acid transport family protein, translating into MNGNTAKKIEFQAENTAVKNEKYPDPKKWHKQDTTWALSLFGTAIGAGVLFLPINAGSGGLLSLLLITILAFPVMYYSHRALAKMIYASNSADEGITGTIREYFGNKASIIFNIVYFVSIYTIVLMYSVALTNTASSFIVHQLHMKEPPRAILSLVLVLGLIAILNFGQDITVKIMSMLVYPFIASLLFIAISLIPQWNTSMLSFSSVSTASTGTGYFGTIWMILPIIVFSFNHSPMISSFVMKQRATYGIEATDAKCAQIQKVCYIMTFAVVMFFVWSSTLSLTPNDLKMAKEQNLSILSYLANELNSPVITIAAPIIAFVAITKSFLGHYIGAYEVMRDMIIKFGKTRGKDIEEKTVKTMILTFVVLTCWYVAYTNPSILGLIDALSGPLVAAILCLLPMYAIRKVPVLAKYKGKMSNVFVIVVGVLTVLASIKSLF; encoded by the coding sequence ATGAATGGGAATACTGCAAAAAAAATAGAATTTCAAGCTGAAAATACCGCAGTAAAAAATGAGAAATATCCAGATCCTAAAAAGTGGCATAAACAAGATACTACCTGGGCATTGAGCCTTTTTGGTACGGCAATTGGAGCAGGAGTACTCTTTTTACCTATTAATGCAGGTTCAGGTGGTTTATTATCATTACTGTTAATTACCATACTTGCATTTCCTGTTATGTATTACTCACATAGGGCACTTGCTAAAATGATATACGCTTCTAATTCTGCTGATGAGGGGATTACAGGTACAATAAGAGAGTATTTCGGAAATAAGGCAAGTATCATTTTTAACATAGTATATTTCGTCTCAATTTATACGATCGTGCTGATGTATTCGGTTGCACTTACAAATACTGCAAGTAGTTTTATCGTGCATCAATTGCACATGAAAGAGCCTCCAAGGGCCATTTTATCACTTGTATTAGTACTCGGTCTTATCGCTATACTAAATTTTGGTCAAGATATCACTGTAAAGATAATGAGTATGCTAGTATATCCTTTCATAGCTTCTCTACTTTTTATCGCAATATCTTTAATTCCACAGTGGAATACGTCAATGCTTAGTTTTTCAAGTGTTTCTACTGCTTCAACAGGAACAGGATATTTTGGAACGATATGGATGATACTACCAATCATAGTATTCTCGTTTAATCATTCTCCTATGATTTCGTCATTCGTTATGAAACAGAGAGCTACGTATGGAATAGAAGCTACTGATGCCAAGTGTGCTCAAATACAAAAAGTTTGTTATATCATGACATTCGCTGTTGTTATGTTCTTTGTTTGGAGCAGTACCTTAAGTTTGACTCCAAATGATCTAAAGATGGCAAAAGAACAGAACTTGTCAATCCTATCATATCTTGCTAATGAGCTTAATTCGCCTGTAATCACTATTGCAGCTCCTATCATTGCTTTTGTGGCTATTACAAAGTCTTTCCTTGGCCATTATATAGGAGCATATGAGGTAATGCGTGACATGATTATCAAGTTCGGTAAAACACGTGGAAAAGATATAGAAGAAAAAACAGTTAAGACAATGATCCTTACTTTTGTCGTATTAACATGCTGGTATGTTGCTTATACAAATCCAAGTATTCTTGGGCTCATTGATGCCCTTAGCGGTCCGTTAGTTGCTGCTATCTTATGTCTATTACCAATGTATGCGATTCGTAAAGTACCAGTACTAGCTAAATACAAAGGGAAAATGAGCAATGTATTTGTCATTGTTGTAGGTGTACTTACTGTCCTAGCAAGTATTAAGTCATTATTCTAA